The Oncorhynchus tshawytscha isolate Ot180627B linkage group LG12, Otsh_v2.0, whole genome shotgun sequence genome includes a window with the following:
- the LOC112232114 gene encoding transmembrane protein 138-like: MCATLDPARSHTQPGRPAFGPEMLQTNNYSLVLLIQLSLLTFDLFVNSFSELLRAAPVVQLVLFIIQDIAILFNLIIILLMLFNTYVFQVGLVSLLLERFRALLLLSALYLTLSISLHSWIMNLRWLKSNRYVWTDGLQVLFVFQRIASVLYYYFYKRTTEYLGDPRLYEDSPWLRDAFANARARQ, encoded by the exons atgtgcgcCACCTTGGATCCTGCTCGGAGCCACACACAGCCCGGGCGCCCAGCCTTCGGCCCGGAGATGCTACAGACCAACAACTACTCCCTGGTGCTGCTGATCCAGCTGAGCTTGTTGACCTTTGACCTGTTCGTCAACTCCTTCAGTGAGCTGCTGAGGGCCGCGCCCGTCGTCCAGCTGGTGCTCTTCAT tatCCAGGACATAGCCATCCTGTTTAACCTGATCATCATTCTGCTGATGTTGTTCAACACCTACGTGTTCCAGGTGGGCCTGGTGTCCTTGCTGCTGGAGCGTTTCAGGGCCCTGCTGCTGCTCTCCGCCCTCTACCTGACCCTCAGCATCTCCCTACACTCCTGGATCATG AATCTACGCTGGCTAAAATCAAACCGCTATGTGTGGACTGATGGTCTCCAAGTGCTTTTTGTCTTCCAAAGAATAG caTCCGTGTTGTACTACTACTTCTACAAGCGCACCACAGAGTACCTGGGTGACCCTCGGCTCTATGAAGACTCGCCTTGGCTCAGAGACGCCTTTGCCAATGCCAGGGCCCGCCAGTGA